A genome region from Mercenaria mercenaria strain notata chromosome 11, MADL_Memer_1, whole genome shotgun sequence includes the following:
- the LOC123532518 gene encoding heavy metal-binding protein HIP-like has translation MELFCGITCLFVSLVVVPVSSFSDDSDTQKILAILAEQRDEILQLKETVLRVENDNAFLKQDNNELRNEIRHLKGKMGKLETSESTIDSHSRYNANTVESAKMYQRHKRLLLNAPYEYRENEKVAFTAKLSKHMTNLGNNQPIVFDRIVTNIGQRYSPNTGVFTAPTNATYYFFASIMSHTGQPLETEIVKNGVRMVLMYSYDNMHEQGTNSVVLQLSTGDEVWVRHTATVGTMVYGNNWPTFSGFQISDSYYLSASP, from the exons ATGGAATTATTTTGCGGCATCAcatgtttatttgttagtttagtTGTGGTTCCTGTGTCAAGCTTCTCCGATGACTCAGACACGCAGAAAATTTTAGCCATCTTGGCTGAGCAACGCGATGAGATTTTGCAGTTGAAAGAAACAGTGTTGCGCGTGGAAAACGACAATGCGTTTTTGAAACAGGACAACAATGAACTAAGGAATGAAATTCGTCATCTCAAAGGGAAAATGGGAAAGCTAGAAACATCAGAAAGCACCATTGATTCGCACTCGAGGTATAATGCCAACACCGTGGAAAGTGCGAAAATGTATCAACGACACAAAAGAC tacTGCTCAATGCACCATATGAATACAGAGAAAATGAAAAAGTAGCATTCACTGCCAAACTTTCCAAACACATGACTAACCTTGGCAACAATCAACCAATAGTTTTCGACAGAATCGTGACGAACATAGGACAGCGCTACTCTCCAAATACTGGCGTATTTACTGCACCAACCAATGCCACATACTACTTCTTTGCGAGTATTATGAGTCATACAGGTCAACCACTTGAGACTGAGATAGTCAAGAATGGAGTAAGAATGGTGTTAATGTATTCCTATGATAACATGCATGAGCAAGGCACCAACAGTGTAGTCCTTCAACTTAGTACTGGAGACGAAGTCTGGGTCCGTCATACAGCTACAGTTGGTACAATGGTGTACGGGAATAACTGGCCAACA